A region of the Pantoea alfalfae genome:
TGACGCTCGCCAGCGTCAGGTGCTGTTCGACGTAAATCTGCAGGTGAAACCGGGTGAAATTTTCGGGCTGGTGGGCGAGTCGGGATCGGGCAAAACTACGGTACTGAAGTGCCTGGCGGGACTGTTTACTCACTGGCAGGGTGAGCTGAGCATTGATGATCAGCCGCTGGCGCACCGCATCGACCGGACGCGCTGTCGTCAGGTGCAGATGGTGTTTCAGGATCCTTATGGTTCGCTGCATCCGCGTCACACGCTGGGCGACATCCTTGAAGAGCCGTTGCAGATTCAGGGTATCGGGCAGCGCCAGCAGCGGGTGGTGGCGATGCTGGATAAGGTCGGGCTGAATCGCGCCTGGCAGACACGCTATCCGCACCAGCTTTCGGGAGGCCAGCGTCAGCGCGTGGCGATTGCCAGGGCGCTGATTTTAGAGCCACGCGTACTGCTGCTGGATGAGCCAACCTCCGCACTGGATGTCTCGGTGCAGGCGGAGATCCTGAATCTGCTCAGCGATCTGCAGCAGCAGGAGAACCTGACCTATCTGATGGTGACACACGATCTGGGCGTGGTGGCGCATCTCTGCCATCGCGTGGCGGTCATGCAACAGGGTAAGGTGCTGGAGACGCTGGATGTGCCGACGCTGGTGGCGGATCGCGCTGCGATGCCCTATACGCGGATGCTGGTCGAGGCGAGTCGCCACAACCCTCCG
Encoded here:
- a CDS encoding ABC transporter ATP-binding protein, translating into MIDVKNLSLSFGDDARQRQVLFDVNLQVKPGEIFGLVGESGSGKTTVLKCLAGLFTHWQGELSIDDQPLAHRIDRTRCRQVQMVFQDPYGSLHPRHTLGDILEEPLQIQGIGQRQQRVVAMLDKVGLNRAWQTRYPHQLSGGQRQRVAIARALILEPRVLLLDEPTSALDVSVQAEILNLLSDLQQQENLTYLMVTHDLGVVAHLCHRVAVMQQGKVLETLDVPTLVADRAAMPYTRMLVEASRHNPPALAQQS